A DNA window from Moorella thermoacetica contains the following coding sequences:
- the flgK gene encoding flagellar hook-associated protein FlgK: protein MPGTFFGFNTALRGMQAQQRGIYTTSHNIANANTEGYTRQQVVLTATPAYPVPAMNRPGGQGWQIGTGVDSQETRRLRDEFLDTQIRRETGSLGQWQQIQDVLQQVEVVFNEPSDTGLSTLMSQFWAAWQELSKNAESSPVRTTVVETANALAEAFRHSAAQLNQIKDDIDQSIELKVKEVNSLAQQIADLNGQIKNIVAAGDQPNDLMDQRDLLLDRLSKIIDFSVEKNMVTVNDEEIADGQIKIKLGDQYLVNVDGTDGSIVNMVAAGTDDANKGKIFWEDSGDEIVPANGEIKGLQKAREDVQTYLTNLNTLAGELAAAINEQHILGKDLTGASGEDFFVIGDDSDTITAANIQVNPQIMADVSKIAAAANDGGPGDGSNALAIAQLQHKLIENLDNTTFDDYYKNFTAKLGVDAHEATRMTTNQGVLVDQLTNRKESISGVSLDEEMANMLQYLRAYEASARMITTLDSMLDKIINGMGVTR from the coding sequence TTGCCCGGAACTTTTTTCGGCTTTAACACCGCCCTGCGCGGCATGCAGGCCCAGCAGCGGGGCATTTACACGACTTCCCACAATATCGCCAACGCCAACACCGAAGGCTACACGCGCCAGCAGGTGGTTCTGACGGCGACGCCGGCTTATCCCGTCCCGGCCATGAACCGGCCCGGCGGCCAGGGCTGGCAGATCGGCACCGGCGTCGACAGCCAGGAAACCCGCCGCCTGCGGGATGAGTTTTTAGATACCCAGATTCGCCGGGAAACCGGATCTTTAGGCCAGTGGCAACAGATCCAGGATGTGTTGCAACAGGTGGAGGTTGTCTTTAATGAGCCGTCCGATACGGGCCTCAGCACCCTGATGAGCCAGTTCTGGGCCGCCTGGCAGGAATTGTCCAAGAACGCGGAAAGCTCCCCGGTGCGGACTACCGTCGTCGAGACGGCCAACGCTTTGGCGGAGGCCTTCCGGCACAGCGCCGCCCAGTTGAACCAGATCAAGGACGATATCGACCAGTCCATTGAGTTAAAGGTCAAAGAAGTAAACTCCCTGGCCCAGCAGATAGCCGACCTGAACGGCCAGATTAAAAATATCGTTGCCGCTGGCGACCAGCCCAATGATTTGATGGATCAGCGGGACCTATTACTGGACAGGCTGAGTAAAATCATTGATTTTAGCGTAGAAAAAAATATGGTAACAGTAAATGACGAAGAAATCGCTGACGGCCAGATAAAGATAAAGCTTGGCGATCAATATTTAGTAAATGTTGATGGTACGGATGGTAGCATAGTTAATATGGTAGCGGCGGGTACAGATGATGCAAATAAGGGCAAAATCTTTTGGGAGGATTCAGGTGACGAAATTGTGCCTGCTAATGGAGAGATTAAAGGTTTGCAAAAAGCACGCGAAGACGTGCAGACCTATCTAACCAATTTGAACACTCTGGCCGGGGAACTGGCTGCAGCCATTAATGAACAACATATTTTAGGGAAAGATTTAACGGGAGCCAGTGGTGAAGACTTTTTTGTCATTGGTGATGATAGCGATACAATTACGGCGGCTAACATCCAAGTTAATCCCCAAATTATGGCTGATGTGAGTAAAATTGCGGCGGCAGCTAATGATGGAGGCCCCGGCGACGGCAGCAACGCCCTGGCCATAGCCCAACTCCAGCACAAGCTGATAGAAAACCTTGACAATACCACCTTCGATGACTACTACAAGAACTTCACTGCCAAACTGGGTGTCGACGCTCATGAGGCTACGCGCATGACCACCAACCAGGGCGTTTTGGTGGACCAGCTAACCAACCGCAAAGAATCTATCTCCGGCGTCTCCCTGGACGAAGAAATGGCCAATATGCTCCAGTACCTACGCGCGTACGAGGCCTCAGCTCGGATGATTACTACCCTGGACAGTATGCTTGATAAAATCATCAACGGCATGGGTGTTACGCGTTAA
- a CDS encoding M1 family aminopeptidase codes for MAVLSLAILAFFFYPRLVPEPAAIATDATFKQVVLDPPPLEADGQVLVSAGDFLPLAGGSADWYNGQGVLRGAGSARVVAGSPVATLNGEPRQLKVPPRLVGDKLYIPLQLALAVLGTSSSQGGSDLPLPPLRGSTGVRFRYYPVYDLQARYDPASGEIQGELLLAYQNPFLTPLRQLNFNLPANAPFGNGASLAVTRAVVNNRPVAVHFKGSRLEVPLPRALAPRETLSVVLSFKTIVPPGDMRLGRDGNLSTVSGWYPILAPPTEDTWAGVAGTAYGDPYFAGAAYYLVRLTLPSGYQVLASSRLTGRQERGEWTDWSFNSDQPVREFAFTAAPDWQFTTRQAGRVQLVVASRGEMAPAVLDVAARALEFFQKLYGPYPYSYLHIAFVPLDNLAGMEYPGLLLLSNRKPYNPAVVVHEVAHQWWYNLVGNDTRQAAWIDEGLAEYSTLLFYRHFDPGLYQAKLAEITQLAARTGAPINLPLEEYGSEQDYRQAVYNRGAMFWLELERMAGEEQLKEALAYVQRYYRYEIIPPRALLTIITYYGKLDSNNFSPFLRNK; via the coding sequence ATGGCAGTCTTAAGCCTCGCCATCCTGGCTTTCTTTTTTTATCCCCGGCTCGTCCCGGAGCCGGCGGCGATTGCGACGGATGCTACTTTCAAACAGGTGGTCCTGGACCCACCGCCCCTGGAAGCAGACGGGCAGGTACTCGTTTCGGCGGGGGATTTTCTACCCCTGGCCGGCGGCAGCGCCGACTGGTATAATGGCCAGGGCGTCCTCAGGGGGGCGGGGAGCGCCAGAGTTGTTGCCGGCAGCCCGGTGGCTACCCTCAACGGCGAGCCCCGGCAGCTCAAAGTACCCCCCCGCCTGGTGGGCGATAAACTCTACATCCCCCTCCAGCTGGCCCTGGCAGTGCTGGGGACTTCGAGTAGCCAGGGGGGATCTGACCTGCCCCTGCCGCCCCTCCGGGGCAGCACAGGGGTCCGTTTTCGTTACTACCCCGTCTACGACCTCCAGGCCCGTTACGACCCGGCCAGCGGCGAGATTCAGGGAGAACTGCTCCTGGCTTACCAGAATCCTTTCCTCACTCCTTTGCGGCAGCTCAATTTCAACCTCCCGGCCAATGCTCCCTTCGGTAATGGCGCCAGCCTGGCGGTCACCAGGGCGGTCGTAAACAACCGGCCGGTGGCGGTACACTTCAAGGGCAGCCGGTTGGAGGTGCCCCTACCACGGGCCCTGGCCCCTAGGGAGACCCTTTCCGTGGTCCTTTCCTTTAAGACTATAGTACCGCCGGGGGATATGCGCCTGGGCCGGGATGGGAACCTGAGCACGGTATCCGGCTGGTACCCTATCCTGGCTCCCCCCACGGAGGATACCTGGGCCGGGGTGGCCGGTACGGCCTATGGCGACCCTTACTTCGCCGGCGCAGCCTATTACCTGGTGCGGCTCACCCTGCCATCCGGCTATCAGGTCCTGGCCAGTTCCCGGCTGACGGGACGCCAGGAAAGGGGAGAATGGACAGACTGGTCTTTTAATAGCGACCAGCCGGTACGGGAGTTTGCCTTTACAGCGGCCCCGGACTGGCAATTCACCACCCGCCAGGCGGGCAGGGTGCAACTGGTAGTTGCGTCCCGGGGGGAGATGGCGCCGGCGGTCCTGGATGTCGCCGCCCGCGCTCTGGAGTTTTTCCAGAAGCTCTATGGACCTTATCCTTACAGCTACCTGCATATAGCCTTTGTCCCCCTGGACAACCTGGCCGGCATGGAATACCCTGGCCTGTTGCTCCTGAGCAACCGCAAACCATATAACCCTGCCGTAGTCGTTCACGAGGTCGCCCACCAGTGGTGGTACAATCTGGTGGGTAACGACACCCGGCAGGCGGCCTGGATTGACGAGGGCTTGGCCGAGTACAGCACCCTCCTGTTTTACCGGCACTTCGATCCCGGCCTTTATCAGGCCAAACTGGCCGAGATTACCCAACTCGCTGCCCGCACCGGTGCGCCCATCAACCTCCCCCTGGAGGAATACGGTAGCGAACAGGACTACCGCCAGGCTGTCTACAACCGGGGGGCGATGTTCTGGCTGGAACTGGAAAGGATGGCCGGTGAAGAACAATTAAAGGAGGCCCTGGCCTATGTCCAGCGCTATTACCGTTACGAGATTATCCCGCCCAGGGCCCTGCTGACAATTATTACGTATTATGGCAAGCTAGATTCCAACAATTTCAGTCCATTTTTACGGAACAAATAA
- a CDS encoding methyl-accepting chemotaxis protein, whose protein sequence is MRFKLFKKKGLQVEGPDPRAQKKARAGGKTGGFFSRLSLGVRLATGFCLVIAIFVAVVIYVNFNLLQVAALTNRVTIMYNQGMLYNEMTSSIWDAYRRATDYIINGSQTHALGFDDAMKRFDTARAQLEGQQLDSQTAGYLTAMAQAAKSFTDTFKNSILNTSQSDRMAALPILSFQMGASLDNINNIGTHMNKGISEETAAAEEQLAAAVRNARATLLSGLILSLLLGLAIAWFINRMVGRSLGQVAAYAARVAEGDLTAEPLHITSKDEVGKLAAAFNTMGENLRQLISRVRDMTGQVASASQDLVRMSQEVGDAVRQVAATVQEMAKGAEDQAQQVSETATATDGQAAKVEEVHRDTEDMAAASDQVAARAAEGARAVAEATDQMAAISQRMERMARAVEELGNRSQQIGQIVGVISGIAEQTNLLALNAAIEAARAGEQGRGFAVVAEEVRKLAEQSAGATKQIVELVQEI, encoded by the coding sequence ATGAGGTTTAAACTATTTAAAAAAAAGGGACTGCAGGTAGAAGGGCCGGACCCCCGGGCTCAAAAGAAGGCCCGGGCCGGAGGGAAGACGGGCGGTTTCTTCAGCCGCTTGAGCCTGGGGGTCAGGCTGGCGACCGGGTTCTGCCTGGTCATCGCCATTTTTGTCGCGGTGGTCATTTACGTCAATTTTAACCTCTTGCAGGTAGCCGCCCTTACCAACAGGGTAACTATCATGTACAACCAGGGCATGCTCTATAACGAGATGACCAGTTCCATCTGGGACGCTTACCGGCGGGCTACCGATTACATAATCAATGGTTCCCAGACCCACGCCTTGGGCTTTGACGACGCCATGAAGCGCTTTGATACCGCCCGCGCCCAGCTAGAAGGGCAACAACTCGACAGCCAGACGGCCGGCTACCTGACGGCCATGGCGCAGGCTGCCAAGAGTTTTACTGACACCTTCAAAAACAGCATCTTGAACACCAGCCAGAGTGACCGCATGGCGGCCCTGCCCATCCTGAGCTTCCAGATGGGGGCCTCCCTGGATAACATCAATAACATCGGTACCCATATGAACAAGGGTATAAGCGAAGAAACCGCCGCGGCGGAAGAACAACTGGCTGCCGCCGTCCGGAACGCCCGGGCCACCCTGCTCTCTGGATTAATCCTGTCCCTGCTCCTGGGCCTGGCGATCGCCTGGTTTATCAACCGCATGGTGGGCCGTTCCCTGGGCCAGGTGGCGGCCTATGCCGCCCGGGTGGCCGAGGGGGACCTCACGGCCGAACCCCTTCATATCACCAGTAAAGACGAGGTCGGCAAGCTGGCTGCGGCCTTCAATACCATGGGCGAAAACCTGCGCCAGCTCATCAGCCGCGTGCGCGACATGACCGGCCAGGTGGCTTCCGCCAGCCAGGACCTGGTCCGGATGTCCCAGGAAGTAGGAGATGCCGTCCGCCAGGTAGCCGCCACCGTTCAGGAAATGGCCAAAGGGGCCGAAGACCAGGCCCAGCAGGTCAGCGAGACGGCGACAGCCACCGACGGCCAGGCGGCCAAGGTAGAGGAGGTCCACCGCGACACCGAGGATATGGCTGCTGCTTCCGATCAGGTGGCGGCCAGGGCCGCCGAAGGGGCCAGAGCCGTGGCCGAGGCCACGGATCAGATGGCGGCCATATCCCAGCGTATGGAGCGCATGGCCCGCGCCGTCGAGGAACTGGGCAACCGTTCCCAGCAAATCGGCCAGATTGTCGGCGTCATCTCCGGCATCGCCGAGCAGACCAACCTCCTGGCCCTCAACGCCGCCATTGAGGCGGCCCGGGCCGGCGAGCAAGGACGGGGTTTCGCCGTGGTCGCCGAAGAGGTACGTAAACTGGCCGAGCAATCAGCCGGGGCTACCAAGCAGATCGTGGAGCTGGTCCAGGAGATCTAG
- a CDS encoding DUF5798 family protein: protein MVASMAEGSRDVQQGTEVVARTGKAFSAIDQAIHTLVGKIKNVAEKAEDMYAGSRQVKERVESIAAGIEEAAASTQQVSASTEEQSAAVDQISQAARQLAAAASNLEEAVARFKL, encoded by the coding sequence GTGGTCGCCAGTATGGCCGAGGGTTCCCGGGACGTCCAGCAGGGTACCGAGGTGGTGGCCCGCACCGGCAAAGCCTTCAGCGCCATCGACCAGGCCATCCATACCCTGGTAGGCAAGATTAAAAACGTGGCCGAAAAGGCGGAAGACATGTACGCCGGTTCCCGCCAGGTCAAGGAACGAGTAGAGAGCATTGCCGCCGGCATCGAAGAAGCCGCCGCCAGCACCCAGCAGGTTTCGGCCTCCACGGAAGAGCAATCAGCGGCCGTGGATCAGATCAGCCAGGCGGCCCGGCAACTGGCAGCCGCCGCCAGTAACCTGGAGGAGGCTGTGGCCAGGTTTAAACTTTAG
- a CDS encoding chemotaxis protein CheW, translated as MATDTAPEIQLVVFQLAGETYGVDINHVQEIIRMQSITAIPRTPAFVEGVINLRGRIIPILDMHKRFHLPAAETTNNTRIMVVELGQVTVGMIVDSVSEVLRLPTTSIEPPPPMISGIDVAYLKGVGKWNDRLIILLDLDRVLQESEQRELQREVAAGVETR; from the coding sequence ATGGCAACCGATACGGCTCCGGAAATCCAGCTGGTGGTCTTCCAGCTGGCCGGCGAGACCTACGGCGTCGATATCAACCACGTGCAAGAGATCATCCGCATGCAGAGTATCACCGCGATCCCGAGGACTCCGGCCTTTGTGGAAGGGGTTATCAACCTGCGCGGCCGGATTATCCCCATCCTCGACATGCATAAGCGTTTTCACCTGCCGGCCGCCGAGACTACGAACAATACCCGCATCATGGTCGTCGAGCTGGGTCAGGTAACAGTAGGCATGATCGTCGACTCGGTTTCCGAGGTCCTGCGCCTCCCGACTACGAGCATCGAACCGCCGCCGCCCATGATCAGCGGTATCGATGTCGCCTATTTAAAGGGCGTTGGCAAGTGGAACGACAGGCTGATTATCCTCCTGGATCTGGATCGGGTGTTGCAGGAGAGCGAGCAACGTGAACTGCAGCGAGAAGTAGCTGCCGGGGTGGAGACCAGATGA
- a CDS encoding DUF1540 domain-containing protein, whose product MPKVNCRVANCIYWQDGDCEAQKITIAVQGTPNTSSAVNDRSTECETFQARA is encoded by the coding sequence ATGCCTAAAGTGAATTGCCGGGTGGCCAACTGCATCTACTGGCAGGACGGCGACTGCGAAGCTCAAAAGATTACCATCGCCGTCCAGGGGACGCCGAATACCTCCAGCGCCGTCAACGACCGCTCCACTGAGTGCGAAACCTTCCAGGCCCGGGCTTAA
- a CDS encoding protein-glutamate methylesterase/protein-glutamine glutaminase produces MNWPVRVLVVDDSAFSRRLVTDILQADPDIQVVGYARNGREALEKVASLQPRVVTLDQEMPVMDGLTTLTALMAGNPVAVIMLSSHTAAGAAVTIKALELGAVDFIPKPAPGDSLDDFTRQLTEKVKAAARVPVTRLCRGKNCRENTPAPFISPRPGREEAVAAVTGSAAATAAIGSRLSPGRSPGGKEGVAGAVSAGSTRGEAIRPGKGTPAAIKGAVAAGAGRLPGRRPGIEVVAIGTSTGGPAALRQVLTALPGNLPAGIVIVQHMPAGFTGPLARRLDELAALEVREAAAGDILRPGLALLAPAGRQMLLERHGDAVQVHLAAEAGITTLFKPSVDALFLTVAREYGPRSLGVILTGMGNDGLRGLRAIKEQGGTVIAQDEATSVVYGMPRAAVEAGLADLVLPLEDIAPAIVALVTGAG; encoded by the coding sequence GTGAACTGGCCAGTTAGGGTCCTGGTCGTTGACGATTCCGCCTTCAGCCGCCGGCTGGTAACAGATATCTTGCAGGCCGACCCAGACATTCAGGTGGTGGGTTATGCCCGCAACGGCAGGGAAGCCCTGGAGAAGGTCGCCTCCCTGCAGCCCCGGGTCGTGACCCTGGACCAGGAAATGCCGGTCATGGACGGGCTGACGACGCTGACGGCCCTCATGGCCGGGAACCCCGTGGCGGTTATTATGCTATCGTCCCATACGGCGGCCGGGGCGGCGGTGACCATCAAAGCACTTGAACTGGGCGCCGTCGATTTTATCCCCAAGCCGGCACCGGGCGATAGCCTGGACGATTTTACCAGGCAGCTGACGGAAAAGGTTAAAGCCGCCGCCAGGGTGCCGGTGACACGCCTCTGCCGGGGAAAAAACTGCCGGGAAAACACCCCGGCACCTTTTATTTCTCCCCGGCCCGGCCGGGAAGAAGCGGTGGCTGCAGTTACCGGGTCGGCTGCGGCTACCGCGGCGATTGGTAGCCGCCTTTCGCCTGGTCGGAGTCCCGGCGGGAAAGAGGGGGTTGCCGGCGCCGTATCCGCCGGGAGCACCCGGGGGGAGGCCATACGTCCCGGTAAAGGGACGCCTGCGGCCATAAAAGGCGCTGTCGCTGCCGGTGCCGGCCGGCTGCCCGGCCGGCGTCCCGGCATCGAAGTGGTGGCTATCGGTACCTCGACGGGAGGACCGGCGGCCCTGCGTCAGGTACTGACCGCCCTGCCAGGCAACCTGCCAGCCGGCATCGTGATTGTCCAGCATATGCCGGCCGGCTTCACCGGTCCCCTGGCGCGGCGCCTGGATGAACTGGCGGCCCTGGAGGTACGGGAGGCGGCGGCCGGCGACATACTCCGCCCCGGCCTGGCCCTCCTGGCCCCGGCCGGCCGGCAGATGCTCCTGGAGCGGCACGGCGACGCCGTGCAGGTGCACCTGGCCGCCGAGGCCGGGATCACCACCCTTTTTAAACCCTCGGTGGACGCCCTCTTCCTAACCGTGGCCAGGGAGTACGGTCCCCGCAGCCTGGGCGTCATCCTGACGGGCATGGGCAACGACGGCCTGCGGGGCCTCAGGGCCATCAAAGAACAGGGCGGCACAGTGATCGCCCAGGACGAGGCCACCAGCGTTGTCTACGGCATGCCCCGGGCGGCGGTGGAGGCCGGCCTGGCCGACCTGGTCCTGCCCCTGGAAGACATCGCCCCGGCCATCGTAGCCCTGGTGACCGGAGCAGGTTAA
- a CDS encoding polysaccharide deacetylase family protein → MSQVVKYVAECWSWGNRVFRQPWRPDWPVIILRLEQFATLVGLVAVIMTAGGDSLVRSAGKPGVHFPAAPTPPGQYLEAVKQPVMTISPVVPAVAKGETAFTPGDQPGGWGSSPPGAAPPRQDLQPLRQVAGAGHRVAITFDDGPSPGWTDRYLKVLAAMGTRATFFMVGSQAVAHPDLVKAVLAGNNEVASHSWRHANLSMVSREAAREDLSQTASALAAITGQKVKYFRPPYGAMGPNLLAAAGDVGEKTVTWSVDPRDWSNPGPQAIIQRVMANVRDGSIILLHEAHPGTLVALPILIKELRDRGYEIVTVSELIAAGKIP, encoded by the coding sequence ATGAGCCAGGTAGTTAAATATGTGGCGGAGTGCTGGTCCTGGGGAAACCGGGTGTTCAGGCAACCCTGGCGGCCGGATTGGCCGGTAATTATCCTGCGCCTGGAGCAATTTGCAACCCTGGTGGGGCTGGTGGCAGTTATTATGACCGCCGGCGGTGACAGCCTGGTCCGGTCTGCCGGGAAGCCGGGGGTTCATTTCCCGGCCGCGCCAACACCACCCGGCCAGTACCTGGAGGCGGTAAAACAGCCGGTAATGACCATTTCTCCGGTTGTCCCGGCGGTGGCAAAAGGGGAAACGGCTTTCACCCCGGGTGACCAGCCTGGGGGGTGGGGGAGCAGCCCGCCGGGTGCAGCCCCGCCCCGGCAGGACCTCCAGCCCTTACGCCAGGTAGCTGGTGCCGGCCACCGGGTGGCCATTACCTTTGACGATGGGCCCTCGCCAGGCTGGACGGATCGTTACTTGAAGGTCCTGGCGGCCATGGGGACCAGGGCCACCTTTTTCATGGTCGGCAGCCAGGCGGTAGCCCACCCGGATCTGGTCAAGGCCGTTCTGGCCGGCAATAACGAGGTGGCCAGCCACTCCTGGCGTCATGCCAACCTGAGCATGGTTTCCCGGGAAGCGGCTCGGGAGGACTTAAGCCAGACCGCCAGCGCCCTGGCCGCCATTACGGGCCAGAAGGTCAAGTATTTCCGGCCTCCCTATGGCGCTATGGGGCCTAACCTCCTGGCTGCGGCCGGGGACGTGGGTGAGAAGACCGTCACCTGGAGCGTCGATCCCCGGGACTGGTCCAATCCCGGCCCCCAGGCGATCATCCAGCGGGTTATGGCCAATGTCCGCGACGGCAGCATTATCCTTCTCCATGAGGCCCACCCCGGTACCCTGGTCGCCCTGCCGATACTCATTAAAGAACTCCGTGACCGGGGCTATGAAATAGTGACCGTATCGGAACTTATTGCCGCCGGTAAAATCCCCTAA
- a CDS encoding flagellar protein FlgN encodes MRELADVLRDELAVLQELLTVGRQEQEALVTDELAGIQAATGRKEELARRLAALEEERQQVMEATPETSVAGAPVSRERGRDDDEINRLRDSLRQAVREFQEVNETNRLLARQSLAYVQKMLSLLLPEGVSTGIMDRLV; translated from the coding sequence GTGAGGGAACTGGCCGATGTTCTACGGGACGAGCTGGCGGTGCTGCAGGAACTCCTGACCGTAGGCCGGCAGGAACAGGAAGCCCTGGTGACCGACGAGCTGGCCGGCATCCAGGCGGCCACCGGCCGTAAAGAGGAACTCGCCCGCCGTTTGGCCGCCCTGGAAGAGGAGCGGCAGCAGGTGATGGAGGCAACCCCGGAGACAAGCGTAGCAGGCGCCCCGGTCTCCCGGGAAAGGGGTCGTGATGACGACGAGATAAATCGTCTCCGCGATTCCTTGCGGCAGGCGGTGCGGGAGTTCCAGGAAGTCAACGAAACCAACCGCCTCCTGGCGCGCCAATCCCTGGCCTACGTGCAGAAGATGCTCTCCCTGTTGCTACCGGAAGGCGTGAGTACGGGAATAATGGACCGGCTGGTATAG
- the flgM gene encoding flagellar biosynthesis anti-sigma factor FlgM, whose protein sequence is MKITGEGPVSWNRVRAAYQQAAMVKGNDRPDKARREEDYVQLSPDSKFINDLKTRLAGEEDIRSTRVEAIRARLAAGTYNVPAVDVADAILKEMGW, encoded by the coding sequence TTGAAGATTACAGGCGAGGGACCGGTATCCTGGAACCGGGTGCGGGCAGCTTACCAGCAAGCCGCGATGGTCAAAGGCAACGACCGGCCGGATAAGGCCCGCCGGGAGGAAGATTACGTCCAGCTATCACCCGACAGCAAGTTTATAAACGATTTAAAAACACGCCTGGCGGGTGAAGAGGATATTCGCTCCACCAGGGTAGAGGCCATCCGTGCTCGCCTGGCGGCAGGCACCTATAACGTCCCGGCGGTAGACGTGGCCGACGCTATCTTGAAGGAGATGGGCTGGTGA
- a CDS encoding chemotaxis protein CheA, producing the protein MSDLDMSQYLGIFLDEAEEQLQQLDEAVVQLEQTPDDQELLNTIFRAAHTLKGSSASMGFNRLATLTHRMESVLDSLRQGKLAVSREIIDILLASVDTLRALKDSIAAGKGEEGDVNEVVARLEAVLAGPAAPVANKAVANAELTLDDIEQNVIRAAEVKGFRAYEIRVQLEAGCQMKSARAYLVFNNLKELGEIIKSVPHTQDLEAEKFDDTFTLAFVSREDADTLANVVKSVSEIKDVLVRPIVLEEDQPAAARAGTAPGKPGVEAAGGKNGTTAPAGEHHVNQTVRVDVQRLENLMNLVGELVIDRTRLTEVGNGLKNRLGNEELLETLEEVSLHIGRITSDLQEEIMKARMFPIDQVFNRFPRMVRDLARKAGKEIDFIIEGRETELDRTVIEEIGDPLIHLLRNAIDHGIEEPEVRLRQGKPRHGTVRLKAFHQENQIVITVEDDGAGMDAEKIKAKAIARGLISPESAARLSRREALDLIFLPGLSTSDKVTDVSGRGVGMDIVRNHIEKINGTIDIRTTPGKGTCFTIKLPLTLAINRSLLVHVDGRVYAFPLANVVEIIDVTPDSIQHVHRQQVVVVRGRVLPLIYLGQALGLGTPIPAADTYAVVIVGLAEKQVGFIVDDLIGEQEIVIKSLGNFIGKIPGIAGATIMGDGSVALILDVRSLMNFVGEEADRELAS; encoded by the coding sequence ATGAGCGACCTGGATATGTCCCAGTACCTGGGCATCTTCCTGGATGAGGCCGAGGAACAGCTCCAGCAACTGGACGAGGCCGTTGTCCAGCTGGAGCAGACACCGGACGATCAGGAACTGTTAAATACCATCTTCCGGGCGGCCCATACCCTGAAGGGCTCCTCGGCCTCCATGGGTTTTAATCGCCTGGCTACCCTTACCCACCGCATGGAAAGCGTCCTGGATAGCTTGCGCCAGGGGAAGCTCGCCGTTTCCCGGGAGATTATCGACATCCTCCTGGCCAGTGTTGATACATTGCGGGCTTTAAAGGACAGCATCGCCGCCGGCAAGGGTGAAGAAGGCGACGTGAACGAGGTAGTTGCTCGCCTGGAAGCCGTCCTGGCCGGCCCGGCCGCCCCGGTGGCAAACAAAGCTGTTGCTAATGCAGAATTGACCCTTGACGACATTGAGCAGAACGTCATCCGGGCAGCGGAAGTGAAGGGCTTTCGCGCCTACGAGATCCGGGTGCAGCTGGAAGCCGGCTGCCAGATGAAATCGGCCCGGGCCTACCTGGTTTTTAACAACCTGAAGGAGCTGGGGGAAATCATCAAGAGCGTGCCCCATACCCAGGATCTGGAGGCGGAGAAGTTTGACGACACCTTCACCCTGGCCTTTGTCAGCCGGGAGGACGCTGATACCCTGGCCAACGTGGTCAAGTCGGTGTCGGAGATCAAAGACGTCCTGGTGCGGCCCATTGTCCTGGAGGAGGACCAGCCTGCGGCGGCAAGGGCAGGGACGGCCCCCGGCAAGCCTGGGGTGGAAGCTGCCGGCGGGAAGAATGGTACAACTGCTCCTGCAGGCGAGCATCACGTCAACCAGACGGTGCGGGTGGATGTCCAGCGCCTGGAGAACCTCATGAACCTGGTGGGAGAACTGGTCATCGACCGCACTCGCCTGACCGAGGTGGGCAACGGTCTCAAGAACCGCCTGGGCAACGAGGAGCTCCTGGAGACATTAGAGGAGGTCTCTTTGCACATCGGTCGCATTACTTCCGACCTCCAGGAGGAGATCATGAAGGCGCGCATGTTCCCCATCGACCAGGTCTTCAACCGCTTCCCCCGCATGGTCCGGGATCTGGCCCGCAAGGCCGGCAAGGAGATCGATTTTATCATCGAAGGCCGGGAAACGGAACTGGACCGCACGGTCATCGAGGAGATCGGCGATCCCCTTATCCACCTCTTACGTAACGCCATCGACCACGGTATCGAAGAACCGGAGGTCCGGCTTCGCCAGGGTAAACCCCGCCATGGCACGGTACGCCTGAAGGCTTTTCACCAGGAGAACCAGATCGTCATTACCGTGGAAGACGACGGTGCCGGTATGGATGCAGAGAAGATCAAGGCTAAAGCCATCGCCAGGGGTCTTATCAGCCCCGAGTCGGCGGCGCGGCTGAGCCGGCGGGAGGCCCTGGACCTCATTTTCCTGCCGGGTCTCTCGACCTCCGATAAAGTGACTGACGTCTCCGGCCGGGGTGTGGGTATGGATATCGTTCGCAACCATATTGAAAAGATCAACGGCACCATCGACATCCGCACCACCCCCGGTAAAGGAACTTGCTTTACCATCAAGCTGCCCCTTACCCTGGCCATCAACCGTTCCCTCCTGGTTCACGTGGATGGCCGGGTCTATGCCTTCCCCCTGGCCAACGTGGTCGAGATCATCGATGTTACTCCCGACAGCATTCAGCACGTCCATCGTCAGCAGGTGGTCGTGGTCCGCGGCCGGGTGCTGCCCCTCATCTACCTCGGCCAGGCCCTGGGGCTGGGAACACCGATCCCGGCGGCGGATACTTATGCCGTCGTCATCGTCGGTCTGGCCGAGAAACAGGTCGGCTTTATCGTCGATGACCTCATCGGCGAACAGGAGATCGTTATTAAATCCCTGGGGAACTTTATAGGTAAGATACCGGGGATCGCCGGCGCCACCATCATGGGCGATGGCAGCGTAGCCCTTATTCTCGACGTGCGCAGCCTGATGAACTTCGTGGGGGAGGAGGCGGACCGTGAACTGGCCAGTTAG